From the Taeniopygia guttata chromosome 20, bTaeGut7.mat, whole genome shotgun sequence genome, one window contains:
- the ASIP gene encoding agouti-signaling protein gives MTMEFFLSMMARKNLFLSLLLCYSLFRAADSHLVIEEKTDCNLSRRSKMDLSDLPPISIVDLTRKSQKVSRKEAENKKSSKKNAKRKISPKPRPPPAANCVPTFKTCKPHLNSCCHYCALCKCRIFQTICQCLMLNPKC, from the exons ATGACAATGGAATTTTTCCTCTCCATGATGGCAAGAAAGAATCTCTTCCtcagcctcctgctctgctACAGCCTGTTCAGGGCTGCTGATTCCCACTTGGTCATTGAGGAGAAGACTGACTGCAACCTGTCCAGGAGGAGCAAAATGGACCTCTCAGATCTTCCACCCATCTCCATAGTAG ATTTAACTAGAAAATCCCAGAAAGTCAGCAGGAAAGAGGCAGAGAACAAGAAATCTTCCAAG AAAAATGCTAAACGCAAGATATCTCCAAAGCCAAGGCCTCCACCTGCTGCTAACTGTGTGCCAACCTTCAAAACCTGCAAGCCACACTTGAATTCCTGCTGTCACTACTGTGCTTTGTGCAAATGCCGAATCTTCCAGACGATCTGCCAGTGCCTGATGTTAAACCCCAAGTGTTAA